In Nicotiana tabacum cultivar K326 chromosome 21, ASM71507v2, whole genome shotgun sequence, one DNA window encodes the following:
- the LOC107794966 gene encoding uncharacterized protein LOC107794966 isoform X1 yields MASSSLVVRTSVPKEIMRGQISEVLIRSCSGPVVSRCVAPWLMLLPEFKEDSTVFKFYRLAEGYVIQVQHEQQVMMPDIDSVCLGSLSKGWLVCIQPKDCLLFMFNPLSGKTIQLPSIETFPCVNGVIRNSVRVECFLNHQSIPLTPQRMSSYIVEKMILSSPDPMEEDCIALVIYGPHQRLAFCRRPGIAEANSWTALDGPLREYTQIVFHSGKKLFFALTQDKELEAWDLHNDPTKRFLIQIEDIGCSDDWPSSAADDTELECKSCYCWDTDYLVYDHQSQELFVVTRYIAHGIAQDGTLILPVENAEREYPYKTQTFDVFKLDFIDHDRVELQYLPGSLGNRAFFIGSNPGFALSTTMFPELRPNSIYFTDDLTYAYIFREEPNCGGHDLGIYDCKEGSFLSCYYPVDVDKIQRILPAPIWFTPDVDATCLASTLVDRDQKSTGALSLCRSTTCSTV; encoded by the exons ATGGCTAGCTCTTCCTTGGTGGTCAGAACTTCTGTTCCAAAGGAAATAATGAGAGGGCAAATTAGTGAAGTACTGATTAGAAGTTGTAGCGGTCCTGTGGTGAGCAGATGTGTGGCTCCTTGGTTGATGCTACTGCCGGAGTTTAAGGAGGACAGCACCGTCTTCAAATTCTACAGACTGGCAGAAGGGTATGTCATACAAGTACAACATGAGCAGCAAGTGATGATGCCTGATATTGATTCCGTTTGCTTGGGTTCATTATCCAAGGGATGGCTTGTTTGTATACAGCCTAAAGATTGTCTTCTCTTCATGTTTAACCCACTTTCTGGTAAGACTATCCAGCTTCCATCCATTGAAACTTTCCCCTGTGTTAACGGCGTTATTCGGAACAGTGTCAGAGTCGAATGCTTTCTTAACCACCAATCTATTCCCTTAACCCCACAACGTATGTCTTCATACATTGTCGAAAAGATGATCCTTTCATCCCCTGATCCTATGGAAGAGGACTGCATAGCGTTGGTCATTTACGGGCCCCACCAGCGACTCGCATTCTGCAGGAGGCCTGGCATAGCTGAAGCCAATTCGTGGACTGCACTCGACGGTCCCTTACGCGAGTACACTCAAATTGTGTTCCACAGTGGAAAGAAACTATTTTTTGCTCTCACCCAAGATAAGGAGCTTGAAGCTTGGGATCTCCACAATGATCCAACTAAGAGGTTTCTCATCCAGATTGAAGATATAGGCTGCAGTGATGATTGGCCCTCTTCTGCTGCGGATGACACTGAGCTAGAGTGCAAGTCATGCTACTGTTGGGACACTGATTACTTGGTATATGACCACCAAAGCCAGGAGCTTTTTGTTGTTACACGCTACATAGCACATGGCATTGCCCAAGATGGGACTCTGATATTGCCTGTGGAGAACGCTGAGCGCGAATATCCCTATAAGACTCAAACTTTTGATGTTTTCAAGCTTGATTTTATAGACCATGATCGTGTGGAGCTTCAATACTTGCCAGGCAGCCTTGGCAATCGTGCATTCTTCATTGGTTCCAATCCCGGCTTTGCTCTCTCGACCACCATGTTCCCGGAATTGAGGCCCAATTCTATTTACTTTACAGATGATCTAACTTATGCTTACATATTTAGGGAAGAGCCTAATTGTGGAGGTCATGATTTGGGGATTTATGACTGTAAAGAAGGAAGCTTTTTATCCTGTTACTACCCTGTCGATGTAGACAAGATACAAAGGATTCTACCAGCTCCTATTTGGTTCACCCCTGATGTTGATGCAACATGCTTGGCCTCCACTTTAG TGGATAGAGATCAAAAAAGCACTGGAGCTCTTTCATTGTGCAGGTCAACAACGTGTTCTACTGTATGA
- the LOC107794966 gene encoding uncharacterized protein LOC107794966 isoform X2 → MASSSLVVRTSVPKEIMRGQISEVLIRSCSGPVVSRCVAPWLMLLPEFKEDSTVFKFYRLAEGYVIQVQHEQQVMMPDIDSVCLGSLSKGWLVCIQPKDCLLFMFNPLSGKTIQLPSIETFPCVNGVIRNSVRVECFLNHQSIPLTPQRMSSYIVEKMILSSPDPMEEDCIALVIYGPHQRLAFCRRPGIAEANSWTALDGPLREYTQIVFHSGKKLFFALTQDKELEAWDLHNDPTKRFLIQIEDIGCSDDWPSSAADDTELECKSCYCWDTDYLVYDHQSQELFVVTRYIAHGIAQDGTLILPVENAEREYPYKTQTFDVFKLDFIDHDRVELQYLPGSLGNRAFFIGSNPGFALSTTMFPELRPNSIYFTDDLTYAYIFREEPNCGGHDLGIYDCKEGSFLSCYYPVDVDKIQRILPAPIWFTPDVDATCLASTLGTQRAIKAHAEVERTCR, encoded by the exons ATGGCTAGCTCTTCCTTGGTGGTCAGAACTTCTGTTCCAAAGGAAATAATGAGAGGGCAAATTAGTGAAGTACTGATTAGAAGTTGTAGCGGTCCTGTGGTGAGCAGATGTGTGGCTCCTTGGTTGATGCTACTGCCGGAGTTTAAGGAGGACAGCACCGTCTTCAAATTCTACAGACTGGCAGAAGGGTATGTCATACAAGTACAACATGAGCAGCAAGTGATGATGCCTGATATTGATTCCGTTTGCTTGGGTTCATTATCCAAGGGATGGCTTGTTTGTATACAGCCTAAAGATTGTCTTCTCTTCATGTTTAACCCACTTTCTGGTAAGACTATCCAGCTTCCATCCATTGAAACTTTCCCCTGTGTTAACGGCGTTATTCGGAACAGTGTCAGAGTCGAATGCTTTCTTAACCACCAATCTATTCCCTTAACCCCACAACGTATGTCTTCATACATTGTCGAAAAGATGATCCTTTCATCCCCTGATCCTATGGAAGAGGACTGCATAGCGTTGGTCATTTACGGGCCCCACCAGCGACTCGCATTCTGCAGGAGGCCTGGCATAGCTGAAGCCAATTCGTGGACTGCACTCGACGGTCCCTTACGCGAGTACACTCAAATTGTGTTCCACAGTGGAAAGAAACTATTTTTTGCTCTCACCCAAGATAAGGAGCTTGAAGCTTGGGATCTCCACAATGATCCAACTAAGAGGTTTCTCATCCAGATTGAAGATATAGGCTGCAGTGATGATTGGCCCTCTTCTGCTGCGGATGACACTGAGCTAGAGTGCAAGTCATGCTACTGTTGGGACACTGATTACTTGGTATATGACCACCAAAGCCAGGAGCTTTTTGTTGTTACACGCTACATAGCACATGGCATTGCCCAAGATGGGACTCTGATATTGCCTGTGGAGAACGCTGAGCGCGAATATCCCTATAAGACTCAAACTTTTGATGTTTTCAAGCTTGATTTTATAGACCATGATCGTGTGGAGCTTCAATACTTGCCAGGCAGCCTTGGCAATCGTGCATTCTTCATTGGTTCCAATCCCGGCTTTGCTCTCTCGACCACCATGTTCCCGGAATTGAGGCCCAATTCTATTTACTTTACAGATGATCTAACTTATGCTTACATATTTAGGGAAGAGCCTAATTGTGGAGGTCATGATTTGGGGATTTATGACTGTAAAGAAGGAAGCTTTTTATCCTGTTACTACCCTGTCGATGTAGACAAGATACAAAGGATTCTACCAGCTCCTATTTGGTTCACCCCTGATGTTGATGCAACATGCTTGGCCTCCACTTTAG GTACACAGAGAGCTATAAAAGCACATGCTGAAGTAGAGAGGACTTGTAGATGA
- the LOC107794967 gene encoding poly(ADP-ribose) glycohydrolase 1, producing the protein MENREDLTSILPFLPLCLRSSSLFWPPPVVEALKALSQGPHYSNVNSGQVLSLAISDIRNSLSLPEFSISSSASDGFALFFDDLIPRAEAAKWFEQVVPKLAYLLLRLPSLLESHYEKADGGIVKGVNTGLRLLESQQSGIVFLTQELVGALLACSFFCLFPTSERGAKHLPTINFDHLFAYLYDHYDEKLENKLKCIVHYFERIASSMPGGYMSFERKVLALEHGTFCFPYPKENFWSQSNISLCPFKISNSGFIEDQPNEAIEVDFANKYLGGGALSRGCVQEEIRFMINPELIAGMLFLPCMADNEAIEIVGTERFSNYAGYASSFRFGGDHVDIKEIDVLGRRKRRIIAIDALSSPGKRQYRIECLLREINKALCGFLDHFKCHQYQKLFQDAGFLGRQHDLNDEESGGHSEVYHLYLGNPSTSSQTIEETLASQLLKNHEAHYCQPSDYQQEIGVVTGNWGCGAFGGDSQVKAMLQWLAASQAFRPFILYYTFDLEALQMLGQVAQWISSQGWTVGELWNMLVEYSVQRLRGESGAGFFSWLLPSLKSHDTILLDNSHNV; encoded by the exons ATGGAGAATAGAGAAGACCTAACGTCAATCCTTCCGTTCTTACCACTGTGTCTCCGGTCATCTTCCCTCTTTTGGCCACCGCCTGTTGTTGAAGCACTTAAAGCCCTCTCTCAAGGCCCTCACTATAGCAACGTTAACTCCGGCCAAGTCCTCTCCCTCGCCATCTCCGACATTCGAAACTCCCTCTCCCTCCCTGAATTTTCAATTTCCTCCTCCGCTTCTGACGGTTTTGCCCTCTTCTTTGACGAC TTAATTCCTAGGGCAGAAGCTGCTAAATGGTTCGAACAAGTGGTGCCCAAATTAGCCTATTTGCTTTTGCGGTTGCCTTCCTTATTAGAATCTCACTATGAGAAGGCGGATGGTGGAATTGTTAAAGGAGTCAATACTGGTCTTCGCTTGTTGGAATCACAGCAATCTGGAATTGTTTTCCTCACTCAG GAATTAGTCGGTGCTCTTCTTGCATGTTCCTTCTTTTGTCTATTCCCGACCAGTGAAAGAGGTGCCAAACATCTCCCGACGATCAACTTTGATCATTTGTTTGC GTATTTATATGATCATTATGACGAGaaacttgaaaataaattaaagtgcATTGTTCACTATTTTGAGAGGATTGCCTCATCAATGCCCGGGGGCTACATGTCATTTGAGCGGAAAGTTCTTGCTCTAGAACATGGTAcattttgttttccttatccaaAGGAAAATTTCTGGAGCCAATCCAATATTTCCCTTTGCCCTTTTAAG ATTTCCAATTCAGGCTTCATTGAAGATCAACCAAATGAAGCTATAGAAGTGGATTTTGCGAACAAGTATCTTGGAGGTGGTGCTCTCAGTAGGGGCTGTGTACAG GAAGAGATTCGCTTTATGATCAATCCAGAGTTAATTGCTGGCATGCTTTTCTTGCCTTGCATGGCAGACAATGAGGCAATTGAAATTGTTGGTACAGAGAGGTTCTCAAATTACGCTGG ATATGCTTCTTCGTTCCGTTTTGGTGGTGACCACGTGGACATAAAAGAAATTGATGTTCTTGGAAGGCGTAAGAGGAGAATAATTGCAATAGATGCTCTAAGCAGCCCAGGAAAAAGGCAGTACAGGATTGAATGCCTCCTAAG GGAAATTAACAAGGCTCTTTGTGGTTTTCTGGATCATTTTAAGTGTCATCAGTATCAAAAGCTTTTTCAAGATGCTGGCTTCCTGGGACGTCAGCATGATCTGAATGATGAAGAATCTGGTGGACATTCTGAAGTTTATCATTTG TATCTTGGAAATCCTTCAACATCATCTCAAACAATTGAGGAAACTTTGGCTAGCCAGTTGCTCAAAAATCATGAGGCACACTATTGTCAGCCTTCAGACTACCAGCAAGAAATCGGGGTTGTGACAGGAAATTGGGGTTGTGGTGCTTTCGGTGGGGATTCTCAAGTTAAAGCTATGCTTCAATGGCTTGCTGCATCTCAG GCTTTCAGACCTTTCATCTTGTATTATACATTTGATTTGGAAGCACTGCAGATGTTGGGACAG GTGGCTCAATGGATTTCTTCACAGGGGTGGACTGTTGGGGAGCTTTGGAATATGTTGGTGGAATACTCAGTCCAGAGGTTGAGGGGAGAAAGTGGAGCTGGCTTCTTCAGTTGGCTCCTTCCATCGTTGAAATCCCATGATACTATTTTGCTCGACAATTCTCATAATGTTTAA